The following proteins are co-located in the Silene latifolia isolate original U9 population chromosome 1, ASM4854445v1, whole genome shotgun sequence genome:
- the LOC141596405 gene encoding heat shock protein 90-6, mitochondrial — protein MHRVSRSSLSSILRYRGGSHHRNALAVAGAANSSAAEVKPGSRWYSSVISHKCNCGNCSICKPGKPDAHFSLKNGFSVARRYESTAAASDSSESGAPAEKYEYQAEVSRLMDLIVNSLYSNKEVFLRELISNASDALDKLRFLSVTQPELLKDSVDLDIRIQTDKDNGTITITDSGIGMTRQELVDCLGTIAQSGTAKFLKALKDSKESGGESNLIGQFGVGFYSAFLVSDKVAVATKSPRSDKQLVWEGEANSSTYTIREETDPEKLLPRGTKITLYLKRDDKGFAHPEKVEKLVKNYSQFVSFPIYTWQEKGHTKEVEVDEDPAEAKDDAGEQTEKKKTKKVIEKYWEWEQTNETQPIWLRNPKEVTTEEYNEFYRKAFNEYLNPLASSHFTTEGEVEFRSILYVPPAAPQGKGDLMNFKTKNIRLYVKRVFISDDFDGELFPRYLSFVKGVVDSNDLPLNVSREILQESRIVRVMRKRLVKKAFDMILGISMSDNRDDYEAFWENFGKHLKLGCIEDPQNHKHLAPLLRFFSSQSENEMISLDEYVENMKADQKDIYYIAADSVSSAKNTPFLEKLLEKDLEVLFLVDPIDEVAVQNLKSYKEKNFVDISKEDLDLGIENEAKGNEIKEEFKTTCDWMKKRLGDKVASVQISNRLSSSPCVLVSGKFGWSANMERLMKAQHAGDLSALEFMKNRRVFEINPEHPIIRSLQAASKCGSEDEEALRAVDLLYDAALVSSGFTPENPAQLGGKIYEMMGAALANKWADQTVHQPQILETVEAEIVEPAGAESQK, from the exons ATGCACAGGGTTTCCCGTTCCTCTCTCTCTTCAATTCTCCGCTACCGTGGCGGTTCCCACCACCGCAACGCCCTCGCCGTTGCCGGTGCCGCCAACTCTTCC GCTGCTGAAGTCAAACCAGGTTCTAGATGGTACTCTTCAGTAATATCACACAAGTGCAACTGTGGGAACTGTAGTATCTGCAAACCTGGGAAACCTGATGCACATTTCAGCTTGAAGAATGGCTTCTCTGTGGCCCGTAGATATGAATCTACGGCAGCAGCGTCTGATTCATCTGAATCTGGTGCACCAGCTGAGAAATACGAGTACCAAGCAGAG GTTAGCCGACTCATGGACCTTATTGTCAATAGCCTCTACAGCAACAAAGAGGTGTTCCTTAGGGAACTTATCAG CAATGCAAGTGATGCTCTTGATAAGTTGCGGTTTCTTAGTGTAACACAACCGGAGCTGTTAAAAGATTCAGTTGATCTCGATATTCGGATCCAGACAGACAAAGATAATGGCACCATAACAATCAC TGATTCTGGTATTGGCATGACTCGTCAAGAACTTGTAGATTGTCTTGGAACTATTGCACAGAGTGGGACTGCTAAGTTTCTTAAGGCATTGAAG GATAGCAAAGAAAGCGGGGGCGAAAGCAATCTGATTGGTCAATTTGGTGTTGGTTTCTACTCGGCATTTCTAGTTTCTGACAAG GTGGCTGTTGCAACGAAGAGTCCTAGATCTGATAAACAGCTTGTCTGGGAAGGTGAAGCTAATTCCAGTACATATACAATAAGAGAAGAGACAGACCCAGAAAAACTTTTGCCTAGAGGGACTAAAATTACTTTGTATCTCAAG CGTGATGATAAAGGTTTTGCACATCCAGAGAAGGTTGAAAAGCTTGTGAAGAACTATTCACAATTTGTATCATTTCCTATATACACTTGGCAGGAGAAGGGCCATACCAAGGAG GTTGAAGTTGATGAAGACCCAGCTGAAGCAAAGGATGATGCTGGAGAACAAACAGAG AAAAAGAAGACCAAGAAGGTGATTGAGAAGTATTGGGAATGGGAACAGACAAATGAAACTCAGCCAATATGG CTTCGGAATCCTAAAGAAGTTACCACCGAAGAATATAACGAGTTTTACAGGAAGGCCTTCAATGAATATCTAAACCCTCTAGCTTCATCACATTTCACTACTGAG GGTGAAGTCGAGTTTAGGTCTATCTTGTATGTCCCGCCTGCGGCGCCTCAAGGTAAAGGTGACTTGATGAACTTTAAGACCAAGAATATAAGACTATACGTCAAGCGTGTTTTCATTTCGGATGACTTCGATGGGGAATTG TTTCCTCGGTATTTGAGCTTTGTTAAGGGTGTTGTGGATTCCAATGATCTTCCGCTGAATGTTTCACGAGAGATCCTTCAAGAAAGTAGAATT GTAAGAGTTATGAGGAAAAGATTGGTCAAGAAGGCCTTTGACATGATCCTTGGCATATCTATGAGTGACAACAGAGAT GACTATGAGGCTTTCTGGGAGAACTTTGGTAAACACCTAAAGTTAGGCTGCATTGAGGATCCTCAAAACCATAAGCATCTAGCACCTCTCTTGAGATTTTTTTCATCTCAAAGTGAGAATGAAATGATAAGCTTAGATGAGTATGTAGAAAATATGAAGGCTGACCAGAAAGATATCTATTACATTGCTGCTGATAGTGTGTCAAGCGCAAAGAATACACCATTCCTGGAAAAGCTTTTGGAGAAGGATCTTGAA GTCCTCTTTTTAGTTGATCCCATTGATGAGGTTGCTGTCCAGAATCTGAAATCTTACAAGGAGAAGAACTTTGTTGACATTAGCAAAGAAGATCTTGATCTAG GAATTGAAAATGAGGCAAAAGGAAATGAGATCAAGGAAGAATTTAAAACCACCTGTGACTGGATGAAAAAGCGGCTAGGCGACAAAGTTGCAAGCGTCCAGATATCAAATCGGTTGAGCTCTTCACCATGTGTTCTTGTGTCAGGAAAATTCGGATGGTCAGCGAATATGGAGAG GCTGATGAAGGCGCAGCACGCTGGTGATTTATCGGCTTTGGAATTCATGAAAAATAGGAGGGTGTTTGAGATAAATCCTGAGCACCCTATTATTAGAAGTCTTCAG GCTGCGTCCAAGTGTGGCTCAGAAGATGAAGAGGCTCTTAGAGCTGTTGATCTGTTATATGATGCAGCATTAGTATCCAGCGGTTTTACT CCTGAAAACCCGGCACAACTAGGTGGAAAGATATATGAGATGATGGGTGCTGCTCTAGCTAACAAGTGGGCAGATCAAACAGTTCACCAGCCACAAATTCTGGAGACAGTGGAAGCCGAGATTGTTGAGCCTGCTGGGGCCGAGAGTCAGAAATGA